One genomic region from Lycorma delicatula isolate Av1 chromosome 1, ASM4794821v1, whole genome shotgun sequence encodes:
- the LOC142326661 gene encoding uncharacterized protein LOC142326661 isoform X3 → MDDAIHESCEDEGMCFRDIKLEIKQEESKEIECLFLPINQMEDCIKSERTTDEPVSDSCVDEDPLRSDIKVEIKQETTEEPVYSCADEDPLRSDIKIEIKQEENKEANCLLEAGDRLKTFMTFEHGLGLETIEETIEEHLPIEDCPNKNICNSEKLFKNTSNLNRHLSIRSGEKRFVCNVCQKSFNQSSHLESHLSSHMGERKFSCNFCEKSFYQNSHLKSHLSIHTGEKRFICNICQKSFNRNNRLQSHLLTHSGEKKFSCKFCQKSFYRNDYLQKHINIHTSERKFSCNFCEKSFYQNSHLKLHLSIHTGEKRFMCNICQKSFNRNSRLMAHLSAHSGEKKFTCKLCQKSFCRKDYLTRHFTIHSGEKKFSCIFCQKSFGRKDTLEKHITIHTTGHSLEIST, encoded by the exons ATGGATGATGCAATTCATGAGTCTTGTGAAGATGAAGGTATGTGCTTCAGAgacataaaattagaaatcaaaCAGGAGGAAAGTAAAGAAATAGAATGTTTGTTTTTACCTATTAACCAGATGGAGGATTGCATAAAATCTGAGCGT ACTACAGATGAACCAGTTAGCGATTCATGTGTAGATGAAGATCCATTGAGAAGTGACATTAAAGTTGAAATCAAACAGGAG ACTACAGAAGAACCAGTTTATTCATGTGCAGATGAAGATCCATTGAGAAgtgacattaaaattgaaatcaaacaGGAGGAAAATAAGGAAGCAAATTGTTTGTTGGAAGCTGGTGACCGTTTGAAAACTTTTATGACTTTTGAGCAT GGTCTTGGTTTAGAAACAATCGAGGAAACCATAGAGGAGCATCTACCCATAGAAGATTGtcccaataaaaatatttgtaatagtgaaaagttatttaaaaatactagtaaTTTAAATAGACACCTTTCTATTCGTTCTGGTGAGAAAAGATTTGTATGTAATGTTTGCCAAAAGTCTTTTAATCAGAGTAGTCATTTAGAATCACACCTTTCTAGTCATATGGGTGAGAGAAAATTCTCATGTAATTTTTGTGAGAAATCTTTTTATCAGAATAGTCATTTAAAGTCACATctttctattcatactggtgagaaaagaTTCATATGCAAtatttgtcaaaagtcttttaatcGGAATAATCGTTTGCAGTCTCACCTTTTAACTCATTCTGGTGAAAAGAAGTTCTcatgtaaattttgtcaaaagtctttttaTAGGAatgattatttacaaaaacacatTAATATTCATACCAGTGAGAGAAAATTCTCATGTAATTTTTGTGAGAAATCTTTTTATCAGAATAGTCATTTAAAGTTACATctttctattcatactggtgagaaaagaTTCATGTGCAAtatttgtcaaaagtcttttaatcGAAATAGTCGTTTGATGGCACATCTTTCTGCTCActctggtgagaagaaattcacatgTAAATTGTGTCAAAAATCATTTTGTAGGAAAGATTACTTAACAAGACACTTTACTATTCActctggtgagaaaaaattctcttgtattttttgtcaaaaatcttttggTAGAAAAGATACATTGGAAAAACATATTACTATTCATACAACAGGACATTCTTTGGAAATATCTACGTaa
- the LOC142326661 gene encoding uncharacterized protein LOC142326661 isoform X2: protein MPLQTLILKYIGYNNKNKLPKHKIMDDAIHESCEDEGMCFRDIKLEIKQEESKEIECLFLPINQMEDCIKSERTTDEPVSDSCVDEDPLRSDIKVEIKQETTEEPVYSCADEDPLRSDIKIEIKQEENKEANCLLEAGDRLKTFMTFEHGLGLETIEETIEEHLPIEDCPNKNICNSEKLFKNTSNLNRHLSIRSGEKRFVCNVCQKSFNQSSHLESHLSSHMGERKFSCNFCEKSFYQNSHLKSHLSIHTGEKRFICNICQKSFNRNNRLQSHLLTHSGEKKFSCKFCQKSFYRNDYLQKHINIHTSERKFSCNFCEKSFYQNSHLKLHLSIHTGEKRFMCNICQKSFNRNSRLMAHLSAHSGEKKFTCKLCQKSFCRKDYLTRHFTIHSGEKKFSCIFCQKSFGRKDTLEKHITIHTTGHSLEIST from the exons ATAATGGATGATGCAATTCATGAGTCTTGTGAAGATGAAGGTATGTGCTTCAGAgacataaaattagaaatcaaaCAGGAGGAAAGTAAAGAAATAGAATGTTTGTTTTTACCTATTAACCAGATGGAGGATTGCATAAAATCTGAGCGT ACTACAGATGAACCAGTTAGCGATTCATGTGTAGATGAAGATCCATTGAGAAGTGACATTAAAGTTGAAATCAAACAGGAG ACTACAGAAGAACCAGTTTATTCATGTGCAGATGAAGATCCATTGAGAAgtgacattaaaattgaaatcaaacaGGAGGAAAATAAGGAAGCAAATTGTTTGTTGGAAGCTGGTGACCGTTTGAAAACTTTTATGACTTTTGAGCAT GGTCTTGGTTTAGAAACAATCGAGGAAACCATAGAGGAGCATCTACCCATAGAAGATTGtcccaataaaaatatttgtaatagtgaaaagttatttaaaaatactagtaaTTTAAATAGACACCTTTCTATTCGTTCTGGTGAGAAAAGATTTGTATGTAATGTTTGCCAAAAGTCTTTTAATCAGAGTAGTCATTTAGAATCACACCTTTCTAGTCATATGGGTGAGAGAAAATTCTCATGTAATTTTTGTGAGAAATCTTTTTATCAGAATAGTCATTTAAAGTCACATctttctattcatactggtgagaaaagaTTCATATGCAAtatttgtcaaaagtcttttaatcGGAATAATCGTTTGCAGTCTCACCTTTTAACTCATTCTGGTGAAAAGAAGTTCTcatgtaaattttgtcaaaagtctttttaTAGGAatgattatttacaaaaacacatTAATATTCATACCAGTGAGAGAAAATTCTCATGTAATTTTTGTGAGAAATCTTTTTATCAGAATAGTCATTTAAAGTTACATctttctattcatactggtgagaaaagaTTCATGTGCAAtatttgtcaaaagtcttttaatcGAAATAGTCGTTTGATGGCACATCTTTCTGCTCActctggtgagaagaaattcacatgTAAATTGTGTCAAAAATCATTTTGTAGGAAAGATTACTTAACAAGACACTTTACTATTCActctggtgagaaaaaattctcttgtattttttgtcaaaaatcttttggTAGAAAAGATACATTGGAAAAACATATTACTATTCATACAACAGGACATTCTTTGGAAATATCTACGTaa